Sequence from the Chanodichthys erythropterus isolate Z2021 chromosome 12, ASM2448905v1, whole genome shotgun sequence genome:
AGGGAACAAATAGCCCAACTGCTGAATAGCATCGGACCTCAGCTGATGCATGCCACCAGGAGAAATTTTGCCTTGTCTCCTGAAGTCCAACTCTTAGCAGCATTGAGATTTTATGCAACAGGCAGTTTTCTCCAGGTACTTGGTGATGGGCTTGGATTAAGTAAAGCATCAGTGTCAAGAGCTGTTCAAGCGGTCACCAATGCATTACTTCCACTTGCTGTGGAACACATTAAATTTCCATCATACAACAGTATTTTGTAACACATCATCACATCCCACAGGTCATCGGAGTGATCGATGGTACCTTGATCCCGATCCTTACACCATCTGTGGATGGCCATGTATATATATGCCGCAAAGGTTATGCAGCTGTCAACTGCCAGGTGATCTGTGACCATAAGGGTTTGATCACAGACATTGTGGCAAGGTGGCCCGGAAGCACACACGACTCCTTCATGTTCACCAATTCATCTGTGGGTCAGGAGGCACAAAACTCACAGGGACAGTGGAGGCTGCTTGGGGACAGTGGTTACCCACTGAGGCCATATCTCTTCACCCCTGTGGCTAATCCTATGAATGACAGGGACACAGATTTCAACGAAGCACACCGTGTTGCACGTAGTATAGTGGAACGCACAATAGGGAGGTGGAAGATGCGCTTTCGGGCTATGCACCAGTCCAGCGGTGGTCTTCTTTTTGCTCCACAAAAGTGCTGTGCAGTAATAATAGTAACAGCTATGTTGCACAACATTGCGGTGCAGATGAAAGTGCCCTTACTTAACAGGGAAGAAGATGAAGAGGtggcggaggaggaggaggaggaggacgaCGAAGATGGCATGGGACCACATGCTGGCCAACCAAGAAATGTCCAATACATGGCTGGTTTTCGTGCACGTCAGCAAGTCATTGACAGATTTTTTTGAGTTTATCTCTATTTTTCCCAGTCTTTGAAGTATATTTCCTACCTTacttattttataaattttttgttgttgttgtcatttaatttagatgtgtatttatattttttttttttgttacctgccctcattaaaaaaaaaaacaaaaaaaaaacacaataaagtGTACAATAAAGTACAATCAAAACCTTATATTATCACAATGCACTTGAATAAAGTTAAAGGTGTAATCTGCCGGTTGTCCTGTAGGTGACCTCATAAATCTGTCTTCTTACGATGCACTTAGGGCTTTACGATTACTCCAAAGCACTCGTAGATCTACGATCATTTTCAAGTGCTACTTaagttacgatgcttttgggaaacagacCTTAATATTAAGATCACTCGTACGATCGtttctacgatcaacttaggcttacgatgcttttgggaaacgcagccctgatCTGTGATGTAGGACACAGTTCTGATGTTCATACTCCTTTAAAGCAGTGGTGGACAAAGTACACAATTCAataacttgagtaaaagtacagatacatGTAATAAAATATCACTCAAGTGAAAGAATTGAGTGCTCCTTTTCAATTTTACTTTAGTGAAAGTAcaaaagtacttgatttttaatgtacttaagtaaaaaaatacttattgatgaatgattattttgtgattttatataGACCActcatataatttaattttatattatatattttatttaatcttattgctcaaaatatttatgaatgattatgaaTTGTCAAATAGCCA
This genomic interval carries:
- the LOC137031588 gene encoding putative nuclease HARBI1, producing MAALQRVLQLRFRERRRQRRPRSRLVTLNAFIRQHQNPLNMLDDMAIIERYRLPREQIAQLLNSIGPQLMHATRRNFALSPEVQLLAALRFYATGSFLQVIGVIDGTLIPILTPSVDGHVYICRKGYAAVNCQVICDHKGLITDIVARWPGSTHDSFMFTNSSVGQEAQNSQGQWRLLGDSGYPLRPYLFTPVANPMNDRDTDFNEAHRVARSIVERTIGRWKMRFRAMHQSSGGLLFAPQKCCAVIIVTAMLHNIAVQMKVPLLNREEDEEVAEEEEEEDDEDGMGPHAGQPRNVQYMAGFRARQQVIDRFF